The Ctenopharyngodon idella isolate HZGC_01 chromosome 19, HZGC01, whole genome shotgun sequence genomic sequence ATAAGCTTCATCTTCtctcataaaaaatatttttaatttttttttttttgattttgtggTGAAACATGACCCAGACATGTTCTTGatatgttttgtaacattttccCAAATATTTCATGTGTCTTCGATGCAAACAGGGCAATCTACTCTCAAATGTGTGCTATGACTTTAAAAGAAGCCAGCTATACTATTTCTCTTCCCTTTTTTATACCCACTATTATTAGCATAAATTATTAGAAGAGATTTGAACAAACTCAAgcatctctcacacacacatcaaagGCCTCCTGCTGTCTTTCCCTAGTCTCACTGCAGTCCAGTGCACAAACATCTGCACTACCCCAGCATAATTAATCTGCTCATTCATTAGAGACGGCTAATTCATCAAACACCTGGTCATCGGCAACGTCTGTCTGCCTGTAGCGTCTCTGCCAACAAGTACCTGACAGCTTTTTATGTCTATTGTTAtgataatacaaaataattataattttaaattagaataacTGCAACAGGCATGCCAAGGTGATGCAAGTGAGGGTATATTTAGACATTAACGTCATCTAAAGACAGGCACATCATTGTTTGTAATATAAGGCAGTAAAGGAGATGTGTTTTTACCTGGCAGCAGGTTTCTGAAACCTGTGCCGTCATGTTTGCGGATGCTGTCGAACACAACGGTTCTGGCGGGCATGTTCACACCCATGGCAAACGTCTCTGTAGCAAACAGCACCTAAAGAGAGAAAAACTGTAAGTCACCAACTCCCTCCTTAATCAAGATTTCTTCAATCAAATAAAGCTTGAATAAAACAAGTCCATAAGACAAACCTTTACTAAACCTTTGGAAAATAGCATCTCAATAACCTCCTTCAGGATTGGCAGGATGCCGCTGTGGTGAACACCAATCCCTCTCTTCAGCAAATCACGCATCAACAGGATCTGTGACGACAAAATTACACTGATAAACACCATAACTGAATTAAAACTTTGAAGGTTTCATTATACACTTAAGTCCATATGAGTATTATGGTGAATGTCAACAAggccaattttttttatttagttattattaataacttcaccacaaaaaaaaaatgttaggtaCAATGTTCTTCATGttgtgtttatgttgtaatGTAAAACACTTTAGCTATTGAGGTTGGATATGGGTAAGTCTAGGGACAGGTTTTGTGGTATGATTAGGTTCAAGGGTCgattaaggtgtaagggaagggtacagctgtaattacattaaggtattttttaaatataagtacaatgtgaaacgtatgtatcaaatgattaatttaaatgttattacatagtagttaaagacacttaatataaagtgggtccaaacattcaaatagaaaacaactgtaataatttcacaatattgctgtttttacttgatttttgatcaaacaaatgcagtctTTGTGaacacaagagacttctttcaaaagacATTAAGAAATTTACCAACATAGGCATTTTttcttaaagtaaaatatattttttcatgatGTTGGGGTAAAACATGACCCATGAATTTTTTAATAACGTTTAAATgatttttgtgtaaaataagtGTTGATTCAATTTCAGCATTTCTGTTTGTTATCATTAAATTGTGTTATATGTAATTTATCAAGATTATATCGGCCATTAGCCACCTTGTTTTCCAGATATCTGCATTGAAAGGGGTtgattctggaatccactgccgcttcaaTGTATATCTTTTGAGTGATTTGTAATCAAGTTATTAATCAATTTTTAtccttctaaatattaaaaagatttgaatgacttcttcagcatatgttaaagcatttattttactttcaatCTTCAATTACTAGAGGATAATGATGAATATTGTATGAACCtttcactgagagaaaagtacaACTTATCTGTATGTTTTGGGGAGGTATCCTGTTTAGAGCAAGAGCCCGGccaacttcaaccttgaagaagctatgtatctgtgtatgtgtgataatatttttgttacagATCCTGTATTGGAAAGGTGGACAAACTGGCGCCCAGAAACGCATATCTGTTATCTAGGTCACTTCGTGCCTAAAACCAGGGTCCTGGTGTCAGCCGTATAATAGATTGAGTGACTTGTTTTCCCCGACAAAGACCATATGTGGAAATTTTCGAAGTTTATCAATTTcttaaccaatcagaattcaTTCAAGCTGAAGTAATGATGTAGCTTAGTGACCTGTGTAAAGTATAATTACTGTGGTTTTGTGAATGTATGGCAGGGCAGCCTATGAACTCCTTGTGAGTGCTGAAGCtgacttctgctgatgaaactgcaaactatccTTCAGTAAAATTGtcttcaattatttttttaactctgactccaggtcttcattcatcatatctggtcattgtgtctttaactgtaaattcCCCTACAGCATTGTCAAGTGGAAAACTCTTGGTGGACCGGTACTCTGGATCCAAATCTACCTGCGGTAACTGCCGATCGGCTCCTCTCAGCCTGGTCAGGCTCTTCTGGAGGAACGAGTGTATCTCGCTCTTCTCTATAGAGCTGGTGAGATCCAGAGAGGTCAAAGAGCGGGCGTTTTCATCACAGCGTGTCCGAGAGAATGTAAACGCCACCACTGGAGTCTGCTGCCTCTGAGACAGATAGTTCAGCAGCGTCTGCCACACTGATCGATCCTAACAGAGCAATGGGAGgatgcagataatataataaaaacacgGTTGTTTTTGGAAATCGAGACCTATTATGTTCGATAACTGATTTAAAAGGAAATTACGAGAGGTACAGACGCTGACCTGACTGGCTGTTGTGTTGTGCTGTGATACATTCTTTGCGCCAAAAGATTGTGCATGTTTACTTGTGCGTTCCTTCTTGGCTTCCACTGCGGCGTAGtagctgaaaaacaaaacattggtTTCAACTTAAATGAATTCACAGGAGCACTTTGCTATAATTTTGTAACACTTTCTTCAAAAGTCCATCTACTACAATGATAGCCTAAAAATGTTAATCTAGGTTTCTTGAAGTAAAAACAATCATCATTTAGTATTATACaccattttcaaaactctttctGACTATTTTTgtttactaaataaatacatttaagttgAAATTTTATCTTAATTACAGATGAGCTAAAAATAGTCCATTACAATGTAGAAAACAATCAAACAACTATATGAACATTGCAAACACATTACAatattaattgatttattattattattattattttgaaatccAAGTTTACTGTCTCTTTCTATTTTAAGTTatctataatttatttatttatttatttatttattcataataggTAATAGCTATTCTAAATTGAATTTGTGACCTCTACATATGAGCACAGTTTATTGTCCGTCATCAGAGCAGGCCAAGTTACTGAATAActgaatattgatatttttgaatGACCCATTTTTGCAGCAAGTTGCAAAAATGACCTGGGTAGACTGGGAAAGAACATTGTGTAGTGTATGTTTGAATTTAAAAcgcacactaccattcaaatgttcggcgtcagtaagattgtttttaaagaaattttcattcttcattctttcattcattcctttcattcagcaagaatgcattaaattgatcaaaagtgacatttataatgttataaaagattcctatttccaaaaaattatgttctttCTAAAGAAACCTGGAAAAAGTGtataatggtttccacaaaaatattcagcagcacaactgtttttaacatttgtaaaaataagaaatgtttcctgagcagcaaatcagcatattagaatgatttctgaaggatcatgtgacactgaagactggagtaatgatgctgaaaattcagctttgccatcacaggaataaacccTATTAAAATGTACCCTTTAGTGAGGAAGTTTCCAGTGGAGTCCAGCAACAGGAAAAGCTCCTTCTGAGTCTTGGTGCTGTTGCCGGTGTAGAGATGGTGCTCTAGAGGAACAGGCCTCTTAACTGTGCTTATCACATAGATGTGCCGCTTCTTGATACGCCTGAAGACAGAGAAAGCACAGTAAAACTGTATGATCTACACAATCTTAAAGCAGGATAAAATTCAGTTTCATGGCTTTgataatacacacacacccaaTCCATTCACTGAACTCCACTGCGTTAGGCACCGTGGCACTCAGCAGGATGATGCTAACATGCTCTGGCAACATGATGAGCACTTCCTCCCACACCACTCCCCTCtgagaaacaacaacagcatatgaAATCTGAATGCAGCAAAGAAAAAAGCATaactgaaatagatttttttttagtggatTCATCACCTCTGCATCATTGATATAGTGAACCTCATCAAAAATGACCCATTCCAAATCTCGAATGACCTCGGACCCATTATAAAGCATAGATCTGTTAGGAGGAAAACATACTGATTAACAAAGATTGTCAAAAAATTCATACACATGACAAACTATGAATTATAAGTAACTGACATGGCTTTCTACTGTATAATCACCTCAAAATCTCAGTGGTCATGATAAGACAAGAGGCTTCAGGATTCAGCTGGACATCTCCAGTCAAAAGTCCCACGTCACCAAACGTGTTCTTGAAGTCCCGGAACTTCTGATTGGACAAGGCCTTAATGGGGGATGTGTAAATGGTCCTGTCAGGAGGAACAGTCATATTAGTGTGGGCCATAAATCTAATGTCACAGTAAGGAAAGCAAGTAAGGAATCAAAGAATCTTAAACAAAGTATCACTGttctcacaaaaatattaaagcagcagttttcaaaattgatgatGATAAGAAatgatcagcatattagaatgatttctgatggatcatgtgacactgaagactggagtaatgatgctgaaaattcagctttaacatcacaggaataaattacattttaaaatatatttaaataaaaaaaaaagttcttttaaaaattgtaataatatttcacaatattactgtttttttactgtatttttaatcgaacaaatgcagccttggtaagaataagtcttcttttaaaaacataaaaaggaaAGAATAGAGAAATAAAATGATGCAATCAGTAGACATTGGGTCTCACATACACACCTGGTCATGTGTTTCTGGGAAAGTGCAATTGCGTATTCAGCCACCACGGTCTTGCCCGCTGAGGTGTGGGCCGCAACAAAGACAGAGTCATGAGCTTCGAGTCGGAGAATAGCCTGCTTCTGAAACACGTCCAGCTCAAAGGGATACTGAGACAGGGCAGGAATTGAGAAAAACAACCCAAATAAACAAACCGTTATTTTAGTGAACTCTTAAAAATCATGTGAATATACTGAGTTCTGACCTTGAAGGCAGGATCAGGGATACGTTTGTAGAAGTCCTCACAGGGTGAGGTGATGTCCACAGGAATGGCCCACTTCTTATTGTCTCCCTTGTCTTCATCCTTCGGTTTCTTCTTTTGTTCAGTCAGACTTACAGTGTTCGCTGGAGGCTGAGAAGGAGAGTTGCCCGAATCCTGAGGAGTACATGTGTTTAAGAAGAACATATcttgaaaatgacaaaacaaacacGAAAATGTTGGGCTTTCAAATAACTAAGTATTCTTTCTCAAAGTTATACACACTTTAATTCCGAGGTCCTCTAAGCTGTTAGTTCTGGGAAGTTTAACAGTCTCCTCTTTTTGTGACACTCCCTCTTTCTCCTCTGGCAAAGCGTCAAGGACATCATCAAAAGTTGACAGGAGTGACAGCAGGTTCACCTCACTCTTCATGGTTCTGGCTTCTAAAGACATTAAAAGAGCACAGTTTTAGATAGTAATGCACAACTTAAAGTGGGATGATGACATGGTCCAAATGCAGAGAACAATATAGAACCAAACCTTTGTCACTGAAGTCCATACCAGCCTTCAGCCCTGGGGGAACCGTCAACAAATCTaagacaaggaaaaaaaaaaaaaaaaactgtcagttttttttcccctctcacacacttacaaatgattgtgtactaacaaaacaaaactgatcaTCAACCTTTCTCAAAGTCAATGTCTTCTTCCAGCTCTGACTTTTTCTTAATCTGCTCTAACGTCAGTTCTTCCATTCCAGCTGTACAAAGGACAGAAGAGTTTAAAAACTGGATAATATTTAAACAGAATTATGAGACATTTATCTAAATATGAACCACCGCACCTGGCAGAAAAGGATAGTTTGTGTTACTCCCTCTCAGGCTCTCTGACAGAGGTCCAGGCTGTCTTTGTAATGAAAGGGAATTTTTTGCAGACAACGCTGTGTCCTCTAATAACACCTGacataatgaaaaaaagaaaacaacaagaACAATTATATACATTATGAATGATTGCATTATATTATAAAGAACATTTACTGTGATGTCCAgcaaacagcaaaaacaacGATTGCTTTACATTGACAGCTTTTCATTGGCTGGGCAAACAAATAGTCCTGCCTTAAACTGACACCACTGGTTGAGTGAGATGGCGGCATGTTGAGACATTCAAATAAACAAagcaatatttttatgaaataagaGTTTCTTTGCAAAATCAacctagtgttattttagtattatttatatacaattattctatttattaatattttgaacacatttttttaatatataaattttttttttttttttttttaagtttaattttttgtaatttggttatgtgtttttgtgctttttaatagtttttgtattaaaatatttttatttagctttaatttattgataacactttacaataagtttccatttgttaacattaattaaccacattaatgaacatgaaataacaaatacatttattaatcttagttaattttcatttcaatattTTCTAATACATTATTCAAATCAAAAATTCTATTGGTTCATATTATTTATTGGACCTGAGCTAatagttgtttattttaaagcattaactaacattaagtaatgagactttattgtaaagtattaacattttatatatattttagtaattttagtacttccacttaaacttatttaaattagttgcctttttcttatttttctagtttttcttattttattacagctttatttcagttaaccaaaacttttttttttttagttaccAATAACCTCTCTCTGAATATTAAGCTGGGATAGGAAAATAAACATAATGTAGTAAATGTTTGCCAGTGTTACCTCAGTGAAATCCAGCAGCATGCCGGTGGTGGGATCTCTGACCACGGAGAGACCAGAGTGCAGTGGAGACAGGGAGCAGTGCAGGAGAGAGTCCACCTCTTTTTCCCTTTTACTTATTCTAAAGGACAAATTTGTAATAGACAAAACTGATTAAAGATATGAAATATATGTTGCAAAGACAAGCGCTATCTTCTGAATATGTCTCATTTCATACTTAAGGAACTTGTGGAAGGCATCATCTACATCATGTACTGGGAGCCAAGCAGGATCTCGCAGAAAGCGCTTTTCTACCTCTGTTTTTAAGTCCAGACATGTAGGAGGAAGCCCATGAGGGAgctgaaaaagagaaagattaCAGAATGTAATACAGAATGAATACAAAAtctgttaaatataaatatattagctCACGCACATGAATActgttattattttagtattaataaATGACTAACTGTGCTGTGTGGTGGCAGGGGTTTATTTTTTGGCAGTGGGTGTGTGATGAGCTCAAATCTCCCAGAGCAGCCCATCTCCAGCAGAGACAGGGGCAAATCATCAGGACCAACTGGGGGCAAATCTACAGACAGAAGAGAACGGCAATTCATCAGTACAACTGCAACTAGATGCAAATGCAAAGAATACAATCTAGCGTGACACCAAAAAGCTCATAAAACCCATTGGACCATTACTGTCAGATGTAGTTTACAATGCAGTTGCTGAGTTGGCTGTCATATGAGCGACTTATGACGCAAAACAGCTAAATGCTGAGCTAGCTGCTGGTGATATTATTATACTACGACAGAAAAACACGCagaaatactaataaaaacagtactaatatatatttcataccTATTTTGTCCATGATGTTACTCTGCAGTTCTTCAGTACCAATAAAGTTTCAGTCCTGCAGGAAGCTGCGCAGAACTAAAGCGACGgatattattatgtttatttagtattttacaACATAATGGTCTATGTGCGTGatctaaaataaatttaagtttttaatgtaCTTGTTAAAAgaaaagtgtaaaataaaaataataatggacAAATTACTTATTTTGAGCTGGTTCCTCGGAAGACAACAGATGACGTCACATTTGCGCGCCGAGTGAGGAGCATTGCAGACGTTCATTCTTATAAATTCATCCTTTGAATTCAGGgtaattaaatataaagtaGAGTATTTTATGCAGTTTGcatattgtttttaatgaaaactgtTAAAAGCTTCTTGTAACGGACACATCGATAACATGTTAACGTGATGCATTGACTGGAAAAGACATCTGCTGTAACATAttgctgttgtttttctcttttgagATCCATCGAA encodes the following:
- the skic2 gene encoding helicase SKI2W, which codes for MDKIDLPPVGPDDLPLSLLEMGCSGRFELITHPLPKNKPLPPHSTLPHGLPPTCLDLKTEVEKRFLRDPAWLPVHDVDDAFHKFLKISKREKEVDSLLHCSLSPLHSGLSVVRDPTTGMLLDFTEVLLEDTALSAKNSLSLQRQPGPLSESLRGSNTNYPFLPAGMEELTLEQIKKKSELEEDIDFEKDLLTVPPGLKAGMDFSDKEARTMKSEVNLLSLLSTFDDVLDALPEEKEGVSQKEETVKLPRTNSLEDLGIKDSGNSPSQPPANTVSLTEQKKKPKDEDKGDNKKWAIPVDITSPCEDFYKRIPDPAFKYPFELDVFQKQAILRLEAHDSVFVAAHTSAGKTVVAEYAIALSQKHMTRTIYTSPIKALSNQKFRDFKNTFGDVGLLTGDVQLNPEASCLIMTTEILRSMLYNGSEVIRDLEWVIFDEVHYINDAERGVVWEEVLIMLPEHVSIILLSATVPNAVEFSEWIGRIKKRHIYVISTVKRPVPLEHHLYTGNSTKTQKELFLLLDSTGNFLTKGYYAAVEAKKERTSKHAQSFGAKNVSQHNTTASQDRSVWQTLLNYLSQRQQTPVVAFTFSRTRCDENARSLTSLDLTSSIEKSEIHSFLQKSLTRLRGADRQLPQILLMRDLLKRGIGVHHSGILPILKEVIEMLFSKGLVKVLFATETFAMGVNMPARTVVFDSIRKHDGTGFRNLLPGEYIQMAGRAGRRGLDATGTVIILCKAGVHDMGDLHAMMLGKPTVLQSQFRLTYTMILNLLRVEALRVTDMMRRSFSENHRDTQTHEKRITELKNMLSSLPPLDTEGQLSDLLSYYHTITELRITTETLQRAVLDSVNGLKALSVGRVVIVNNSQHHNALGVILQVSNDAVNRTFTALIICEKGNEEAAGDNQSNKVSLHIYNTALFIPEGPCSHTVQKLKLQDISALTTKTLKVIPERIIDNYNKRQQPRFRLDPPGQAISTATQELLRLAEANPTGITTLDPVNDLHLKGVDVVEGVMRQRVLQDCLKDFHCIHSPTFTEQFARVQERMSVQEELDKLLFLVSDQSLTLLPEYHQRIKVLEALQYVDSTGAVQLKGRVACQISSHELLLTELLFENTLSPLAPEESAALLSCLVFTQNTQIDPHITNTLQEGINQVLCVAQRIGELQRDCGIAQTAEDFVAQFKFGLTEVVYCWARGMPFAEIAELTDVQEGTIVRCIQRLDEVLKEVRQAARIVGDSVLGSKMERASLAIRRDIVFTASLYTH